CTGGGCGGTCCTGCTTTTCACGAGCGACTTCGCTGGGACGCGCCGTATCGGGAACCGATGTCATCGTGATGTGCATCGGGTCTTGAGAATCATCGACGGTAAAGACGGCTTGGAAGCGTTGTTGTTGATCACGGTCGTAGGTCACAATCAAGTTAGCAGTGACCGACACGGTGCTGCCGTCGAGTTCTTGTTTGGATAGTTCACGTCCTTGGTTGACGCCTTCGACGATTTTCCATCTGCCTTGCATTCTTTCGTTTGCGGTGTCGCTCGATTTTTCATCCGCATGGCTCGTCGCGGAAAAAGAAATGCCCACGGCGATCGCCGTTGCCATCAAAATGGTGTAACGCATGGTTCTCTCGTTTTATAGAAGAGGTGGTTTTAAGGAACAGGGTTTCGCTGTTGCTCGAAACGCAGCAGCTCAAGCGGATCGGCGCAGGTAGTCTTGCAAGCGACTGACCGAGACGTTTTCTCGCGGCGAACCAGTTCGCGGCGTTGACCTAAGTTCTGCACGCCGGATGGGCACTTCGCGTGGAGCCTCGATCGCGAGTTGGACGCGATTGCCTTGAGTGCGATGGACGGTCAGGACAATGTCGTCGCCAAGTCGAATCGATTCACCTGATTTGCGGCTAAGAACTAACATGATTTCATCCTTGAAGTTGTGTTTAAAAAATCCTTTAGTTACTACTGATTTGCGTGGTCATCCGAATCAGCACTTGGCGTGCCGCACAAGAGGGTTGACAGAGGCAGACGCTGATTTTTTGCCGACAAACACGCTTTTTCGCGTGCTTTTGTGGGATTTGCCAAGATCGCTTTGCTTGGTCGTGATGTGAAAAGTCGCGTTTGTCTGCCAAGCGGGTTGATCGGACATCACTTCAATACCAAGTGGTCGTCCATGTCTGTCGCCGGTTGGTCGTGCTGAGCCTTGCCCACATTCAAATTAGTCTCCCTGACTCATCCATCGATGTCCCATTGCAGCGACGAATGAAGGGGGACTCTATGGATTTGCGGGGGGATTCGCATGGCACGCAAAATGCATCTTTGACTTTGCGGGGCTAGCATCAAGCAATCAGCGTCACAGCTTTTCTTTGAACGCGTCCACGGTTTCACTGGGCTCCCTGCTTCCTGGGATCCATGCTTCAAAGTGATGTCGCGGATGCGAGCTTGCACCCGATGGGAAATCCGATCAAACATCCGCTGACAAGATCAATGGCGAGGGAGGGCGATCATGGTTAAATGGTCTGATAAAGACGAACGACAGTACGATCACATCAAGCAGAGTCAACTTGAACGTGGCAAGTCCGAGGACGATGCCGAAGAGGTGGCCGCGCGGACGGTCAATAAACAACGTCGTCACGAAGGCCGGACTCCGAATCAAAAGACGCAAGGCACGGGGAACCCCAACACACGACTCGAAGAGCGTACGGTGGATGAACTGAGGAATTTGGCGGCGGACCTGGAAATTTCGGGACGCAGCAAAATGAACAAGGCCGATTTGATCGACGCGATTCGAAGTCGTCGCTAGATCGCCGCGGCACGCGTCCGCGGCAACTTTCGGTTACGAGGTAGTAAAGGTCGTGGCGAAGGTCTTGGATAAAGACCGCTACGACCTTCGTTTTGAAATGCAAGACCCAACCGGTCAGTAAGAACACGATTGTGATCACGCAAAGTGAGTTTAAATGCGGCGTCATTTGAATGAATTGATCGAGCAGATTCGCTTAGCCGATGCTTTGGACATCGGTATCGTGACGCTATTGATCTACGTTGGCTTGGTTTGGTTACGACATCGGTCAACCCAGTCGCTTGGGGTGATGATTGCGTTGTTGGCCGCCCTGTATGTCTTAGCAGGGTGGTTGGAAATGTATTTGACCACGATGATTTTCCAGTACGGGATCATCGCGATCCTCTTTTCGATCATTGTGATCTTTCAGCAGGATATTCGGCACGGCATCGAGCGGCTGGTGTCGTCACGATGGCTACGGCAGGGCACCCATGACTCATCCGATTCAGGCATCATCGATACGATTGTCGAATCAGTGGCGGCGCTTGCTCGTGATCAGATCGGTGCCTTGATTGTGTTCCCAGGCCGTGAACCGCTGACCCGGCACATGCGTGGTGGCGTGTTGGTGGATGCCGAGATCAGTGAACCGCTGCTGTTGAGCATCTTTCATCCCCAATCACCCGGCCATGATGGTGCGGTGTTGATTGAAGATTCGCGGATACGGCAGCTAAGTTTGCATCTGCCGTTATCGTCCAATTTGACGAAAGTGCAAGGCAGCGGAACTCGTCATACCGCTGCGTTGGGATTGTCCGAGTGCTGTGATGCCTTGGTGGTTGTCGTCTCCGAAGAACGTGGGACGATCACCACCGCGCATGGCGGCGAACTGACCGAGGTCGATCCCGCAGGCTTGGCTCAAAGGCTCGAGCAATTTTTGGCTAGCCAGACCGTGACGAACGATTTGCGAGGCGAGAGCGGATGGGACCGATGGTTCATGGGGTTCGCGTCGCTGTCGCTGGCGGTTTTGCTGTGGATTTTGTTTGCGTATCAAACGGCCACGCTACAGCGAACGATCATTGTGCCGATCGAATATCGAAATTTGGCCGCTGATTGGGTCGTCGCCGAGCCGCGATCAAGTTATGCCGAGGTGACGTTGGTGGGATCGGATAAAGCATTCAAAATTCTTGACGTTTCAGCAATCACGGTCTCGTTGGAACTCGAGGATGTGCAATTGGGAATCCCGAAGCGGTTGTCCACCGAGCAGGCCTTGACCAACGTCCCGAGCGAATTGAGTGTCAACGAGATCGTACCTCGGTGGGTTGATGTGATCGTTCGCAAAAAATGACGGACGAATGCTCGGTGAGATCATCGATCCGATTTGTATGCCCGGTTTGAACCGCTCTAGTTGCTGACCGTCAATGCCGTGATCGAGGTAGTCAACGATTCGATCGCAGGTTTACAAGCCAACCATAGCGCATTGCCACGTTCGCGATTGCCGGCCCGGGCCGCGTCGATCACCATTTGCAGCTCTTTGACGGGAGTTCCGGTCTCGAAGGTACTCAGCAATCCTTTCAAACTGTGCCCGGTGGCGGCAGCGTCCTGGAGTTGGTCGTTTTCGAAATGATGTTCGAGATCGTTGACCAATTGCGGAGCATCCTCGCTGACCAGCGCTGCCATCGTAACCAGCAATTCACAGTCGCCTCCCACACGGTCGATCGCTTCTTGAAAGCGTTTTTTTTGTTCGGGTGTCAGCATCGCCTTTTTCGCTTACGGCCTGGAAACGGCCTTGAGATAGTGTAGAGCTTCAGTGTAATTGGTGATTTGCGGGTTTCACCCCCTGCTGCATTCCGTGTGCCGTAGCTCAACGGGTTTCGTGAGCTCCGCTGGTAAAGCGGTGCACCATTTGGGTCAATCGTTGGACGTTGATCGGTTTACTCAGGTAATCATTGCAGCCGCTTTCGATGCACCGATTCATATCCCCCTGCATCGCGTCGGCGGTCAATGCGATGATGGGACCGTCGAATCCGAGTCGACGGAGCCGCTCGGCGGTTTGGTATCCATCGAGTCGCGGCATCTGCATGTCCAGCAGAATCAAATCGTAGGAGCGGCCTTTTTGGACCATTTCCTCCACCATTTGGATCGCAACTTCGCCATCCTCGGCTTCGTTGACTTTGGCGCCTGCTTTTTTCAGCAACGATTTGCTGAGAAAACGAATGTCGCGGCGGTCGTCGACGACCAAGACGTGGCAGTCCAAGCGGATCGCTTCGGCAGGCGTGGGGCTGGCCACCGGTTCGGTCGTCAATTTGGGCTGGATCATTTGCACGTCGTCAATGTCGCCGGTGGAGATCGAGACGGTAAATTTGCTGCCTCTGCTCAATTCGCTCTCGACCGAGATTTCACCCCCTAACATCTCGGTCAACCGTTTGCTGATCGCCAACCCGAGACCGGTGCCGCCAAATTCGCGGTTGACGTTGCCGTCGCCTTGCGAAAAAGGTTGGAACAATCGCTGCTGCTGTTCCCGGCTCATGCCGATACCCGAGTCGACAATTTCAAACTGCAATCTTCCACGATCGTGTTGCTGGTCGATGTATCGCACAATGATTTTCACCATGCCTGCGGGAGTGAATTTGATTGCATTACCGACTAGATTAATCAGGACTTGTTTCAATCGCTTAGGGTCGGAGGTGATTTCGGCAGGAATTTTCCCGTGATACTCGACATCGAGTTCAAGGTTGCTCTCGGTCGCACGGACTTCCATGATCGAGCGAACGTCTTCGACCAAATGACTCGGAGCGAAACGCTGTTGGCTGATTTCAAATTTGCCCGCTTCGATTTTCGACAGGTCAAGAATATCGTTAATGATATCCAGCAAGAAACCACCGTTATGCCGGATCGTACGAACGTGCGAGAGCGTTTCGTCGTCGTTGACCTTTTCGGCGATCAAATCGGCATAGCCGAGGATCGCGGTCATCGGGGTACGGATTTCGTGACTCATGTTGGCCAAAAACGCACTCTTTGACTCGTTTGCGGCAACGGCCTGTTCACGTGCTTCTTTGAGCGATTGTTCGAACTCGTGTTGATTGGTGATGTCCAGCAGCGTGCCGATGATTTGCGACGGTCGCTTGTTGCCTTGGTTGCCTTTGGTCCACAGCGTTTTGGTTTGCAAACGCACCCAGCGCAATTCCCCGTCGAGCCGGATGACGCGAAGGTCAAGCGGCGTCATCAGTTTTCGTCGTGTTTGCGCGGCCTGCTGGAAGTATTCCTGGTATGCCGCCGCGTCTTCGGGGTAGACAAACGAAGGCGTTTCGTTCATCTGGATCTGGAACGCGTGATCTTCTGGGTAGCCAACAATTCGTTTGAACTCGGGTGAAAACATGACGTTCGAAGAACGCAAATCGACGTGCAGCATGCCAAAACCGGCCGCCTTGGCTGCCACGCTCAATCGTTGAGCGCTGAGGCGGATCTCGCGTTCATTTCGTTTTCGCTCGGTAATGTCCACGCCACTGGGCACGACAAAGGTCACCTCGCCTTTGTCGTTTCGAGCTGGGGCGATTCGGAATTGAAAGACACGTTTGGATCCGTCGGCGATCCAGTAATCCAATTCCATTTCAAGCGTTTCACCTGCGGCGGCGCGTTGAAACGAATCACGAATTGCCGACTGTACCTTGGCCGATCGACGCCACCACGGACATTCCCAAAACTTCTTGCCGATGATTTCCTCGCGAGTGTATCCGCATCCCGCGGTAGCGGTCTTGTTGACTTCGCTGACGTAACCGTCCAGGTCGATGACGCCGACGAAGATCAAAGTCACATCGAAAATGCCCTGTAGTTTTGTGTTGCTGCTCTCGAGGTTCTCGAGAGCCAACTTGATCGCTTCTTCGGATTCACGTCGAGTCGTGATATCAAGTTCGACTCCGATCATTTGCAGCGGCGAATCGCTGTCCTTGACGGAAAGATGGGCAAGCGACATCACCCAGCGATAGGCCTTGGAGGATCGTCGGATGCGGTATTCGCAACGATACGGCGTGCCCGACTGCAAACTGTGACGCAGCGACTGTTCGACATGATCGCGATCATCGGGATGGACCAGATCGAGAAACTCGGCGAGTCCCCCGAGCGGTCTGGCGGATTCCATTCCCGATTGTTTGCTCAATTCACCGGAACGATAGAATTTGTCAGCATTGATGTGCCATTGCCAAAGTTTCAGCTCCGCAGCACTTAGTGCCAAACGTAGACGTTCTTCGCTGGCGAGAATGCGACGTTCGGATTCCTTGGCGTCGGTGATGTCCCAGTTCAGCCCATGGATCCGCGTCACCTTGCCGTGTTCATCGCGCAGGATGGTGCCGACCGCCGCCAACCAAATCACTTGGCCATCGGGACGAATGATGCGGAATTCGGTTTCATAGGCATCACCCTTTTGGGTCGCCTGGCGCCACATTGATTTAAGCGCCGCAAGGTCGTCGGGATGGACGCTTTGAAAGAACAGTTCACTTGATGGGTTGTCTCGTCGAGGGATTCCCAATAGTTGGAACACAGAGTCTTCCCAAACGCTTTTCTCCTCGCTCCATTCCCAGGCCGCCATCGCACCGGCTTTGAGCGCCATCGACATTCGGCGTTCGCTTTCGATCAATCGCATCTGCGCTGCATAGCGTTCGCTGATATCGACGCCCGAGGGAATCAGGTACTCAATATTTCCGTTGGCATCCTGGACCGGTGCCATCATGAAATCGATCATCAGCGGATTGCCTTCCTTGGAATACAATCCGACATCAAACCGCACCGTTTCCCCCGCAAACGCGCGATCCATCGCGTCTCGCATTTGGTTGGCGACCGAGTCATCGTAAGTCCACCAAGCGCATTCGGCAAAATGTTTTCCGATCACATCCTCACGGCGGAGCCCAGCAATGCTCATCGAGCGATCGTCGACTTCTAATAGCTTGCCATCGCTTCCGATCACGCCAACAAGTCCGAGTTGATTGTTGATCACGCGGCGGAGGTGCGCTTCGCGGTCGGAAAGTTCCAATTCCCAGCGTTTTCGTTCAGTAATGTCACGGGAAACCGCGACGAGAAATTTAATTTGTTCTGATACACCACGGACCGCCGTGACGATCACGTCCCACCATTTAGGCGTTCCGTTTGCGGTGGGGCAATACGCTTGGAAGCTGCCGGTGCCGCCGTCGATGGCATCGGCAATGGCTTGAAGCACGTTGGACTGATTTTCGGCAGGCCACAACGTTTCCCAA
The nucleotide sequence above comes from Novipirellula caenicola. Encoded proteins:
- a CDS encoding diadenylate cyclase — its product is MRRHLNELIEQIRLADALDIGIVTLLIYVGLVWLRHRSTQSLGVMIALLAALYVLAGWLEMYLTTMIFQYGIIAILFSIIVIFQQDIRHGIERLVSSRWLRQGTHDSSDSGIIDTIVESVAALARDQIGALIVFPGREPLTRHMRGGVLVDAEISEPLLLSIFHPQSPGHDGAVLIEDSRIRQLSLHLPLSSNLTKVQGSGTRHTAALGLSECCDALVVVVSEERGTITTAHGGELTEVDPAGLAQRLEQFLASQTVTNDLRGESGWDRWFMGFASLSLAVLLWILFAYQTATLQRTIIVPIEYRNLAADWVVAEPRSSYAEVTLVGSDKAFKILDVSAITVSLELEDVQLGIPKRLSTEQALTNVPSELSVNEIVPRWVDVIVRKK
- a CDS encoding carbon storage regulator; this encodes MLVLSRKSGESIRLGDDIVLTVHRTQGNRVQLAIEAPREVPIRRAELRSTPRTGSPRENVSVSRLQDYLRRSA
- a CDS encoding TIGR03067 domain-containing protein — protein: MRYTILMATAIAVGISFSATSHADEKSSDTANERMQGRWKIVEGVNQGRELSKQELDGSTVSVTANLIVTYDRDQQQRFQAVFTVDDSQDPMHITMTSVPDTARPSEVAREKQDRPADQAQETMTSGILKFDGKNRWVLCYALPGAERPTEFKSPKGSKIMLFTLQKDQGDPVPGLGKTIESEKE
- a CDS encoding Rho termination factor N-terminal domain-containing protein; the protein is MVKWSDKDERQYDHIKQSQLERGKSEDDAEEVAARTVNKQRRHEGRTPNQKTQGTGNPNTRLEERTVDELRNLAADLEISGRSKMNKADLIDAIRSRR